A genome region from Schistocerca nitens isolate TAMUIC-IGC-003100 chromosome 4, iqSchNite1.1, whole genome shotgun sequence includes the following:
- the LOC126252936 gene encoding adenosine 5'-monophosphoramidase HINT3-like, translating to MSTDRSACLFCKIYDGDEPTEVLYRDEDYIVFPDIKPAAKHHYLVITREHVRNAKQLTSNDKKILEDMVRIGKEVLEQRGGDLSDLRLGFHWPPFYSIGHLHLHVISPASDMSFVSQLIFRNNSWWFVSPEYVKSRL from the exons ATGAGTACTGATAGGAGCGCATGTTTGTTCTGTAAAATATACGATGGAGACGAACCCACAGAAGTCTTGTATCGGGATGAAGATTACATAGTGTTTCCAGATATTAAACCGGCTGCGAAACATCATTATTTAGTAATTACGAGAGAGCACGTACGGAATGCCAAACAACTGACTTCGAACGATAAAAAAATTC TAGAAGACATGGTAAGAATTGGGAAGGAAGTACTGGAGCAAAGAGGTGGCGATCTCTCAGACTTAAG ACTTGGATTTCATTGGCCTCCATTCTATTCAATTGGACACTTGCATTTGCATGTGATTTCTCCTGCAAGTGATATGTCATTTGTCTCCCAGTTAATTTTTCGAAACAACTCGTGGTGGTTTGTCTCG CCGGAATATGTTAAATCACGTCTTTGA